A single window of Candidatus Limnocylindrales bacterium DNA harbors:
- a CDS encoding polysaccharide biosynthesis/export family protein yields the protein MNHRIKLIFVLSLLPLLLTYCAGSSSRTKAPAGPELSSPSQSGISPSKLSTVTQVTHAYLEGIDRFIFELDREVQYNLLQTRNKLIMEIPDTVINPPHQEIPVQNGQIKSVTVEQIGSSMVRAIFTLTDEQVAYSPKTLERPFRIILDIKKILPTAIPGSPKSEESESLALSSETSGESSLPPNPPLKQIKTPSMQKPQPPLSYTGSSSGPPQPSSATISTSRKKSTFLSSSPTSRFSPSDMSTSQGYLIGPGDVFRLTVSGEESLSKTYTVSPEGLVTFPLLGDIRVEGLTVNQLDEKITELLARDYLVDPQVAVELVKLRSRKVNIIGAVRQPGSYELTGDSRVLSTLLSAGGPSSFDSELKILRLSQKDLEGKEGMEIINPIVVNLRKLFIQGDISQNIPLQDGDVLIVSENEKRSRATGGPSSLEKGQGVGQTSPFVGTGLIYVLGSVKNPGAYEYQNGDTVLDVVLRAGGFTDYAAKNGTKIVREIDGKTETFKVKMEDVVKKGVRDKNPPVYPGDMIIVPESFF from the coding sequence ATGAATCATCGGATTAAGTTAATTTTTGTGTTAAGTCTATTACCTCTTTTACTGACGTATTGTGCCGGTTCTTCTTCGAGAACCAAGGCCCCGGCCGGTCCAGAGTTATCCTCCCCGTCCCAATCCGGGATTTCCCCCTCAAAATTATCTACAGTAACTCAAGTTACCCATGCTTATCTCGAAGGGATCGATCGGTTCATTTTTGAATTGGATCGGGAGGTCCAATATAACCTCTTACAGACCCGGAATAAACTCATTATGGAGATACCGGATACCGTGATAAATCCCCCTCATCAAGAGATTCCGGTTCAGAATGGTCAAATCAAGTCAGTAACGGTAGAGCAAATTGGAAGCTCTATGGTTCGGGCTATTTTTACCCTGACCGATGAACAGGTTGCCTATAGCCCTAAGACGTTGGAGCGACCTTTTCGCATCATACTGGATATCAAGAAGATATTACCCACGGCTATCCCAGGTTCCCCTAAATCCGAAGAATCTGAGTCTTTAGCGCTATCTTCTGAAACTTCCGGAGAATCATCTTTACCACCCAATCCGCCCTTAAAGCAGATAAAAACTCCGTCTATGCAGAAGCCTCAACCCCCGCTTTCTTATACCGGATCCTCCTCTGGTCCCCCTCAACCCTCTTCGGCTACGATATCTACATCCAGGAAAAAATCGACTTTCCTATCGTCCTCCCCTACTTCTCGATTTTCTCCTTCAGATATGAGTACTTCGCAAGGCTATCTCATCGGGCCAGGGGATGTTTTCAGGCTTACGGTTTCTGGAGAGGAGAGTTTGAGTAAAACCTATACGGTTTCCCCGGAGGGTCTGGTAACTTTTCCCCTTTTAGGGGATATCCGGGTTGAGGGTCTTACGGTCAACCAATTGGATGAAAAAATCACGGAGTTATTGGCCAGGGATTATTTGGTGGATCCTCAGGTTGCCGTAGAGTTAGTTAAACTCCGGTCCAGGAAGGTCAATATTATCGGAGCGGTTCGCCAACCTGGGTCTTATGAACTGACCGGAGATAGTCGGGTTTTAAGTACCCTATTGAGCGCCGGCGGACCTTCTTCCTTTGATTCAGAATTAAAAATTCTCAGATTGTCTCAGAAGGATCTCGAAGGCAAAGAAGGTATGGAAATCATTAATCCGATTGTTGTGAATCTTCGGAAATTGTTCATTCAGGGAGATATAAGTCAGAATATTCCACTTCAAGATGGGGATGTACTCATCGTATCCGAAAATGAGAAAAGATCCCGTGCCACCGGAGGCCCTTCATCTTTGGAAAAAGGCCAGGGAGTAGGACAAACGTCCCCATTTGTCGGCACCGGTCTGATTTATGTATTAGGGAGTGTGAAAAATCCAGGGGCTTATGAGTATCAGAATGGAGATACCGTGTTAGATGTTGTTCTGCGAGCCGGAGGATTTACAGACTATGCTGCAAAAAATGGAACTAAAATTGTTCGAGAAATCGATGGGAAGACGGAAACTTTCAAAGTTAAAATGGAAGATGTGGTAAAGAAGGGAGTTCGAGATAAAAATCCACCCGTCTATCCCGGGGATATGATTATTGTCCCGGAGAGCTTCTTCTAG
- a CDS encoding GumC family protein, which produces MMTEWKEGEVALLEGKALHLIDYWIIIRRRQWVILLVFITLASTITIGVYLQPDPQPFYEAVATLIIDSQKPALVTVEGGKSAYENYFGESYDLNTQLGILNSNIMAERVLTTLKLADPEKDPAGYETALAQYRKQVVISQVPGTLMVKILARDSNSEQAEKLANTLADVYIDYNLQTKLTAARRAVSWLSEQIVDLKAKVKEAQEALQKFQKQNEIFSLEGNQKVQSEKLAELNTMYVQVKEKRVEAETLLNELKKFQDQQPTSAATVANVNLSIPSLMALNTELVNTEIELTNLRQTYKEKHPKLQQAELKLQTLKDKMKSEVESLFKAKEAEVTVLKARESALLDSINQYKQETINDNKKAVEYAALQREVTANEELYNILLRQLKETSVTGGLEKNNIRILERAKAHDITPSRNRVRNILIGSVIALISGLVVAFLTEYFDRSIKTPADVEYYLGLPVLGIIPKVIPEKKPLSLEKEPLVLIEKGSD; this is translated from the coding sequence ATGATGACCGAATGGAAAGAAGGAGAAGTAGCCCTTTTGGAAGGAAAAGCGTTACACCTTATAGATTACTGGATAATCATTCGAAGACGGCAATGGGTCATCCTGCTGGTTTTTATCACTTTGGCGTCTACGATTACTATTGGAGTTTATTTGCAACCAGACCCCCAACCCTTCTATGAAGCTGTCGCAACCCTCATTATCGATTCTCAGAAGCCGGCTTTGGTTACCGTAGAGGGTGGAAAGTCTGCCTATGAAAACTATTTTGGTGAATCTTACGATTTAAATACCCAGTTGGGCATCCTCAACAGCAATATTATGGCCGAGCGGGTGTTGACGACGTTGAAATTAGCAGACCCGGAGAAGGATCCGGCCGGTTATGAAACTGCTCTGGCCCAGTATCGAAAACAGGTGGTTATTTCCCAGGTTCCTGGAACGTTGATGGTTAAGATTCTGGCTAGAGATTCAAATTCAGAACAGGCTGAAAAATTAGCCAACACTCTGGCCGATGTGTACATCGACTACAACCTTCAAACGAAGCTTACAGCGGCTCGACGAGCGGTAAGTTGGTTGAGTGAACAGATTGTAGATCTGAAAGCGAAGGTTAAGGAAGCTCAGGAAGCTTTACAGAAATTTCAAAAACAAAATGAAATTTTTTCCCTGGAAGGAAATCAGAAGGTTCAATCGGAAAAACTGGCCGAACTCAATACCATGTACGTCCAGGTTAAAGAAAAACGTGTAGAAGCAGAGACTTTATTGAACGAGCTAAAAAAGTTTCAGGATCAGCAACCAACCTCGGCAGCAACCGTTGCCAACGTAAACCTGAGTATCCCTTCTTTGATGGCTCTCAATACCGAATTGGTCAATACCGAAATCGAACTCACCAACCTCCGGCAAACCTATAAGGAGAAACATCCAAAGCTTCAACAGGCCGAGTTAAAACTTCAAACTTTAAAGGATAAAATGAAAAGTGAAGTGGAATCCCTTTTTAAGGCTAAAGAGGCCGAAGTAACGGTTTTAAAAGCCAGGGAAAGTGCCCTGTTGGATTCCATCAATCAATACAAGCAAGAAACCATCAACGATAATAAAAAGGCGGTAGAATACGCGGCTCTCCAACGAGAAGTAACCGCGAATGAAGAACTTTATAATATTCTTCTTCGTCAATTGAAAGAAACCAGTGTAACAGGAGGCCTTGAGAAAAATAATATTCGAATCCTGGAACGGGCTAAGGCCCATGATATTACTCCAAGTAGAAACCGTGTGCGAAATATTTTGATTGGTTCTGTCATTGCCTTGATTTCAGGCCTGGTGGTAGCTTTTTTGACAGAGTACTTTGACCGATCGATTAAAACCCCAGCTGATGTGGAGTATTATTTAGGACTACCGGTTTTAGGTATCATCCCGAAGGTGATACCTGAAAAGAAACCTCTTTCTTTAGAAAAAGAACCTCTTGTCCTTATAGAAAAGGGGAGTGATTAA
- a CDS encoding CpsD/CapB family tyrosine-protein kinase, whose amino-acid sequence MKRYRLKEETRFLIDEEKTPRAVSEFYRTLRTNLTFSQADHPIRSLLITSSVPEEGKSMTVANLGITFALAQNKVLLIDSDLRRPILHHLFGLNNTKGLTHMLVGTVEPDEIYQATRVNNLWVATCGLIPPNPSELLSSQKMQDFLKLVQKRFDMVLLDSPPVTSLADAAILSSLVGNVLLVVLANKTSRDMILRARYQLETVNARIVGVVLNSVDLKKERYYYNYYYYYSSYYSYGDK is encoded by the coding sequence ATGAAAAGATATAGATTAAAAGAAGAAACCAGATTTCTGATTGACGAAGAGAAAACACCCCGGGCAGTCTCAGAATTCTATCGAACTCTCCGGACCAATCTTACTTTCTCACAGGCGGATCATCCTATTCGTTCCTTATTAATTACCAGTAGTGTCCCTGAGGAGGGAAAGTCTATGACGGTGGCGAATTTGGGAATTACTTTTGCCCTGGCCCAGAATAAAGTGCTTCTGATAGATTCCGATTTACGTCGTCCGATTCTTCATCACTTGTTTGGACTTAACAATACCAAGGGTTTAACCCACATGCTGGTAGGAACTGTGGAACCCGATGAAATTTATCAGGCTACGCGAGTGAATAACCTCTGGGTTGCAACTTGTGGTTTAATCCCTCCTAACCCTTCAGAATTATTGAGTTCCCAAAAGATGCAGGATTTTCTTAAGCTCGTTCAAAAACGTTTTGATATGGTTTTGTTGGACTCCCCCCCTGTTACCTCCCTAGCCGATGCAGCTATTTTGTCTTCTCTGGTCGGCAATGTGCTTTTGGTTGTTCTGGCTAATAAAACCAGCCGGGATATGATCTTAAGAGCCAGATACCAGTTGGAAACGGTCAATGCCCGGATTGTTGGAGTTGTTCTAAACTCCGTGGATTTGAAAAAAGAAAGATATTACTACAACTATTATTACTATTATTCTTCCTATTATAGTTATGGAGATAAATAA
- a CDS encoding ABC transporter ATP-binding protein, producing MALGNCRGKNRHRYFTFHWNPDLSKGRQDKTTSAGPLRRFWKFVAPYKHLVILMTVCGVIRYNIPLVFPWTFKVLIDEVLINPNRDTSQKFRTLLIIVWGLVFVYVIYALATFGRSYWAGKVGQRIIFDFRYQLYLHLQRLSLGFYQSHQTGSVVTRIINDIQVAQSFVGSAITNVLMDITSLITNLTILFYLNPHMAWVSLSIFPLYIPSMIFFSRKLRTLTHIEHSKIEEISGDLHEKIAGIEVVQAFTREHAEARNFFHKSKEYFRLVIQKVLYSSASNTLTDFLTSIAPVIVLGYGGKLVLEGRLSPGAIVAFYVYLRQLYDPIKRLTELNHVLQTSLAAMERVFEFFDILPEVVEVPQARPIQILKGEIVFKNVSFAYEKQKGVLRGIDLQVKPGEVLALVGRSGAGKSSLVKLIPRFYDPHEGDVFIDGVNIRQVSLKSLRKQIGMVMQENILFSGTLFDNIRMGNPEATREEVITAAKAAHIHDFIMSLPKQYHTEVGERGIRLSGGQKQRIALARAFLKDPKILILDEATSALDSESENLIRDALKKLMKNRTTLIIAHRLSTVMNADRIVVLEEGRIVEMGNHEELLRQQGLYARLYAEQFKNSFLYDPVSGRKGFSEVGFL from the coding sequence ATGGCTCTAGGGAATTGTAGGGGAAAAAATCGTCACAGGTATTTTACTTTTCACTGGAATCCGGATCTATCCAAAGGCAGGCAAGATAAAACTACCTCAGCCGGTCCTCTTCGTCGATTCTGGAAATTTGTAGCCCCCTATAAACATCTCGTTATTTTGATGACGGTTTGCGGGGTTATCCGTTATAATATTCCTCTTGTCTTTCCCTGGACGTTTAAAGTCCTGATCGATGAGGTCCTTATCAATCCCAACCGGGATACCTCTCAGAAGTTTCGAACTTTACTTATTATTGTCTGGGGATTGGTTTTTGTCTATGTGATCTATGCCCTGGCTACTTTCGGTCGCAGTTATTGGGCCGGTAAAGTGGGTCAGCGAATCATTTTCGATTTTCGTTACCAACTCTATCTTCACCTCCAACGCCTTTCCCTGGGATTCTATCAAAGCCACCAAACAGGAAGTGTCGTAACCCGGATCATCAACGATATCCAGGTCGCCCAAAGTTTTGTGGGTTCCGCGATTACCAATGTTCTTATGGATATCACTTCCTTGATAACGAATTTAACTATTCTTTTTTACCTGAATCCCCACATGGCCTGGGTATCTCTGAGCATCTTTCCGTTGTATATCCCTTCCATGATCTTTTTTAGCCGGAAACTGCGAACCTTAACCCATATCGAGCATTCCAAAATAGAGGAAATCAGCGGAGACCTGCATGAAAAAATCGCCGGAATCGAAGTGGTCCAGGCTTTTACCCGAGAGCATGCTGAGGCACGGAATTTTTTTCACAAAAGCAAAGAATATTTCAGGCTTGTTATTCAAAAAGTTTTATACAGTTCTGCTTCCAATACCCTGACCGATTTTCTCACCTCCATTGCGCCGGTCATTGTTCTAGGCTATGGGGGTAAATTGGTTTTAGAGGGTCGCCTTTCTCCAGGGGCTATTGTGGCCTTTTATGTTTATTTAAGGCAATTATACGATCCTATCAAACGCCTGACGGAATTGAATCACGTGTTGCAGACGTCTTTAGCCGCTATGGAACGGGTGTTTGAATTTTTCGATATTTTACCGGAAGTCGTAGAGGTTCCACAGGCCAGACCTATCCAAATTTTGAAGGGGGAGATTGTCTTCAAAAATGTTTCCTTTGCCTATGAGAAACAGAAAGGGGTTCTTCGCGGAATCGATCTTCAGGTAAAACCGGGGGAAGTTTTAGCTCTGGTAGGGCGGAGTGGTGCAGGTAAATCGAGTCTGGTTAAACTGATCCCTAGATTTTATGATCCCCATGAGGGGGATGTTTTCATAGATGGGGTGAATATCAGGCAGGTAAGCTTAAAATCCCTCAGGAAACAGATAGGGATGGTAATGCAAGAGAATATCCTTTTTAGTGGGACCCTTTTCGATAATATCCGGATGGGAAATCCGGAAGCTACGCGAGAGGAAGTTATAACTGCCGCAAAAGCAGCCCATATCCATGATTTTATTATGTCGTTACCCAAACAATACCATACAGAAGTCGGGGAAAGGGGAATTCGGTTATCCGGAGGTCAAAAACAAAGGATTGCCTTAGCCCGGGCTTTTTTAAAAGACCCTAAAATTCTCATTCTGGATGAGGCGACCTCGGCCCTGGATTCTGAATCGGAAAATCTTATTCGAGATGCACTGAAAAAGCTAATGAAAAATCGGACGACTTTGATTATCGCCCATCGACTCTCCACAGTGATGAATGCCGATCGAATTGTGGTACTGGAAGAAGGAAGAATTGTGGAAATGGGGAATCATGAGGAACTTTTGAGGCAGCAAGGTCTTTACGCCCGGTTGTATGCTGAGCAATTTAAAAATAGTTTTCTCTACGATCCAGTATCCGGGCGTAAGGGTTTTTCAGAGGTTGGTTTTTTATGA